The sequence NNNNNNNNNNNNNNNNNNNNNNNNNNNNNNNNNNNNNNNNNNNNNNNNNNNNNNNNNNNNNNNNNNNNNNNNNNNNNNNNNNNNNNNNNNNNNNNNNNNNNNNNNNNNNNNNNNNNNNNNNNNNNNNNNNNNNNNNNNNNNNNNNNNNNNNNNNNNNNNNNNNNNNNNNNNNNNNNNNNNNNNNNNNNNNNNNNNNNNNNNNNNNNNNNNNNNNNNNNNNNNNNNNNNNNNNNNNNNNNNNNNNNNNNNNNNNNNNNNNNNNNNNNNNNNNNNNNNNNNNNNNNNNNNNNNNNNNNNNNNNNNNNNNNNNNNNNNNNNNNNNNNNNNNNNNNNNNNNNNNNNNNNNNNNNNNNNNNNNNNNNNNNNNNNNNNNNNNNNNNNNNNNNNNNNNNNNNNNNNNNNNNNNNNNNNNNNNNNNNNNNNNNNNNNNNNNNNNNNNNNNNNNNNNNNNNNNNNNNNNNNNNNNNNNNNNTTGCAAGAAATGGACAATGGTAGATAACTTTATGAGTACAGTCACAAAGTCAAGATGAATGGTTGATTCACACAACTAAGAAAGCAAAAGATTACTTACATGGCTTGGAGGAATTTGCTTTCCACTTATCAGATTTACAAGGATAGTACCAAATCTGTATGTCATATTATGAGGGTTCACACTTCCTGAAATGAGAATATAACATcacattttaataataataataatatataaaaaatataaagagagaaatGCGTATTTATTATTACCTGTTGTTGTTCTTTGATCATCATTGATCTCCTTCACCAAGCCGAAACAAGAAAGACATGCATTACCATCCTTCGATTACAccattaaacaattaaaaaaaaaaaacattttagcaTCCTTAAACTACACGAGAAGGCATATAGATGAGAATGTTTGTCTTATGTATACCTCATCAAATAGAACCTTGTAAGCACTTAGATTATTGTACGAAGCAAAGCCTGCCGTATTGCAATAACACAATGCCTCAGCTACACCATAGGCTACTCTCAACCTCGTAGGCCAATCCATGGTTTGATGCTTCCCTAtgaaccaaaacaacaacaacaaaaaatgctAGCAAGTTCAATCTGGTTCAATCGGTTCCTATAAGCAATGTACATTGATATATACCATCACAGCATGTCGTATAGACCAACATTGTAACCTCACTTTATATCCCCAGATACACAAAAcctaaaatatgaaataaattgaaTAAGATATGAAGAGAATGAATCATACGCTGAAATAAACGCTTAGCAAGAGTATCATTTGGCATGAAATCTGCGACAAGAAGCCTTTTATCTCCATCACAACAATATCCAATCAAATTGACGATTCTCTTATGTCTTAACCTCCCAACTCTTTGTGCCTCTTCCTGACAACGTTTCGAGAAACAGTATAACCAAACCcatcaaaattaaaagagaacaaTAACCGTCACTTAAAAACATTTTCAGACAAAGAAAGGGTACGTACCACAAATAGGTTAAGGTCAGGCCAAACCGTGCTATTAAATACCTTGACAGCGATGACGCTACCATTTTGCAAACGCCCCTTGAAGACGATATCGAAGCCATGCTCCGTAACAATGTTCTCAGGACTAAAATATCTGGTGGCCATCTTGAGATCGTAGAAAGAGAATTTCGTTAATGGTGGATCTTCTCTTCTGCCGTTTCTGGGTTCGGAAGATGCATCGGTCGTCTCGTCTTGAATAGGATCTACAGTTGAAGGCAATGAGTAACAACAACCCATGATTCTTCAGCGGACAAGGGGAGAGATTCACAACTATTCCTTAAAGTTTTATCTGATTCCTTGTTTGGTCTTTGGAGTCCTTTGACTAATGAAGCTTAAGTGTCTCTTTGTTGCCAAAGACAAAGAGTCTGATTTTGTAGCATTATGACCATTATTCTCGTGCCAAAAATAGAAGAgaccttctttcttttttgtcactcaagggtttttttaattattctttaaattCGTTTTTTACTAGATGAATATTCGTGCTATACGCGCCAAAGAACGTATATattagtttcaaaaatatatacgttcgttaattttttattctaaagtttttatttcaaaacttttaaattaaattttgataagtatttatatttttaatactttgaatatattttgattataagttttttatttgCAATGACTTGGAGATGTCCTTGCaaacttttaatttcaattcTACACATTtagatatatatcaaaaatgCAACATATTTACAAGGACATTTAGATATATCTCAAAAAGGACATTGATTCATATTGACTACATTTTAAAAGTCTTGCaaacttttaatttcaattttacaCATTTAGATATATCTCAAAAAGGCAACATATTTACAAGTCTTTTCAAAGTGTAGTCAATATGAATCAATGTTGTGGCtattagaaaatttaacaaataagcTAACATTATAAGtgtaaagaatgaaaaaaaaaattatttttgtttttccttaaaaatattataaggtAAAATTactaatgcaaaaaaaatattgaactttTAGGGTCAGGGTCTAATTTTGTAGTTCAGGGCTATGTTGCATGAAACTCTTTTTACGGTtcgtttcccgtttccgaaacgtttcagAAACCGAAACTCATGAAAACATGGAGACAAGCCATAGAAACACGATTCGTAAAAATTTCTGTTTGGAAACTCCGTTTtcgttttgaaaacaaaacataaatttttttagcttagaaacttaataaataaataatttgaaaatatatattcatgcatgatacatatatatatctaatattattagtgttttagtccaacatataatatttatgttttgaatttgtattgttttaaatattccttatgatataatttttatgtttggcATTTTATTAtgtagatacatatatataaagatatataatacatacgtttccaaaacgtttccattcttaattttagaaaaagtcgtttttttgtttccgaAACGTTTTGCTTCCGCTTATCCATTTCCGTTTTCATGTTCAGTATTTCGTTTTAGAGTTTAGGATTCCATatctttgaaattatattttatatacctatataatatttctataaataattaagaatcatATTATcgtcgttttaaaaaatttaaccacaggaaaaaaaaatctagggtttttagaATGATTATGAAATAACTCAATAAATGAAGTGATCGAATATTAAAGAGGACACGCATTTTCTTGCATGACAGAGggtaaattttagaaatataaatttcCTCCAAATAAATGGTGAAAtagttatatgttttatttactcAGATAACTTTTTCTGCATTTTGACCAAATGGTGTTTCGCTATTATGTCACTTGTAGTTTAACCTTAATTGTTTCGATGTCAACTTTCACAGTCGTCATGCCCGATCGAAGCCCAAATTAGTGGTGTTTAGTGATCTTTCTCATCGACTCTGCCATCTCTACCCTCATTAAGTTAATGCTTTCTCCTCTTTCATCTTGTACTATACACTAAGTgttctatacaaaaaaaaatggttcttTAATTTCGCTTTACTATCTTTAAAACCTGTATGACTCAGTGTCATAGCTTGTAATCGTCATTCTGTATTTTAGTTGAAAGCCCTTTATAAACAAAGACCATGCAAGTAGTTTTGTGTTAGGCTATCAAGTAAAAGTTACAAGCCTATTGGAGTTTATTAGTCTGGTTTAGTTTCAGTAAATTCTATTGTACCATTCGGTTATTAATTATGTTGGTTGAGAAACTTGTATTTAAGCTTTATCGTGTACACATTTTTAATTCAATGAAGTTTGTCTACATGGCTAGTTGAAGAAGAGGATTACACCTTGACTAGTCTCTTTAGTATCCAGTTTAAAATACTGTTGTAGTCTTGTAGGTTGAAAAACTTTCCCACATCTAGTATTTGACAAAAACATTGACttgtcaaggaaaaaaaaaagagtcaaaaactaattaataacgGTTACCAATAGGAAAAATAACACGAAAAACTAATTACAATATTTCCTAATTCGTGTAGTCAATGTTTGATTATCTCAAAAGTGctaatatatttccaaaatttattaattttcttagtatttttaagttttcctaaattactaagaagaataagaaaatgagGGAGTCaaactaattaatatgtttcctagattttaatgattcaacaTCCCCTtgcaatacttttttttgtatatatataaccaaatattTTGCTGGCATAAACACTATTCTCTCTACATGTATCTACTTAAAAAGTTCTTGTGATTTTTCAGTcgaatcatatttttttcctttgaatcATACTTTCTCACATTATACTTTTTCAACCTACAAGGCTACAACAGTATTACAAATTACAATGGTCCATTGCTTCAGCTACACAATATGAATATGCTACTCGCAACTGCATTGCCCATCCCCATATTGTATAGCTGAAGCCCTGGTTTTTGTAATATGTAATGGggtcaaataaaataaatatgttttgcaTTTGTAATTTGTATAGTAGTCAATAcatctttgttttgcatctGTTATAATCacaaatgttttaaattttttcactCAACAATAGGTCTCGCAGCTCTCATTCAAGGTGTGATCGTAGCAAACGTATCAACCCATGGAATGGGCATATTATAGTTAAAGGCTTGGAGCTTTCAATTCTTGAACCTTTCATGCCTACTAATGTACTGCCTCTTTGTGGTATATATGATAATCGCAAACTAGTTTAATCACAGTTCCCAAATTaataaaaccaaacataaataaatccgttttaagttttttgttcATAGAGTAAATAAATGTTGTGGAACATAATAAAGCTATACAAAATTGGGTACTTCACATCATCACTTGTGCCAAAGTATCTAACATTTTTTCTGAACCATGGAATCAATCAACCAACCATCCCCTTCCTAGATAGGTCACGGCACGCACCCACCCACATACGCTACCCGAGCACTGTCCCATCTCTCTATCCCATGTCTACCGCAGAGCAGTTCTTGGCCATTTCTGAGGAAGATGATGCATTAACTTCCCAGTGCCTTAGACAGCAGCCATATATCAATAGGGTGACCCAATTTGGGTCTGGTGCTCTAGACTATTGACTGCAGAGCTGAGTCATGGCAGATCATGCATCATGGCTGTCTATAGAACGTGAATCAACTCCCAAGTCTATGATCATCTTTTGGTCATGCGATATATTTCCTCCATGGTTTTCCATTAGTCTTCATCTGTTTCCCGAGAGCCGCATTCTTCTTCAGCACGATGCAAGAGATCCTCATAAGCTTTCACAGATTCCTCTGTAAATCTCTCCATAGCTTCAAATATACGTTGAAGACTACCCTGTAAACTCTCGTTACTAGTGTCGCTTTGATAGACAATGTTATCCTCGCCCTGACCAACCAGAACCATTTTCCTTTCCAGTTCTTGAATCTCTCTCTGTATTCTCTGTTCCTCTCGGTCCATATTCCTTGGATCACCCGGCCCTGTCATCCTCTCCCGGGTTTCTGACCTATCTTTTTCCCAAAGATGAAGCACACTCGTTGTGAAACGGCGTATGGCCTCGATAACTTCCTTCTCTGATATTCTATCTAGAGCTTGTTCCCACTGGTTACAGATCACGAAAATCATTGGAGCCCCAATACGACCAGGAGAAAATGGAACGAACCCATCAGAAGTTTCCTCAGGTTCATAGAAAAGACACTTCATAAGCCAACTATTTAGCTCTCTTACAAAACCCTTTTGCGCACTAACCCAGCTCGAGAATCCAACAATCCAATTTATAAGTTCATGCCCAAGCATCCTTGTAGCTTCAAGATGATCATCACCGAGTTTTTTGCTCACTCTATTGGGGCCTAAACCTCTGGCTTCCTTAATAGCCTCACACTGACTTCTATGGCACTCAAGCATGGATTTCCACATTCTACTAAGCCTGAAAGAAGGAGTTGACATCTAATGAGAAAccagtatataaaaaaaaaagatcatagTAAAATATGATTGCATTTAAACTTCATCCAGCGTACCCTTGTATCAATTCATTCAGTTGAAGCCATAGCTCTTCGTCTCTTATCTTGTTAATTGTCACAGAGATTTTATCAACAACTTGAATCGCAATCCTTATCTTTGATGACAAACTTCTCACTAATTTTCGTGTTGAATCTACTTTTAGATCTTCAGCACCTCTTTCATCCAAACGCTTCAGCTTCCTCAACTTTTTCTCATGGGTTACACGCAGTTTTTCCTCGGCCTACATGCACAAATATTTAGTTCAAACCTTGACTAGAGAGAGCTAACCAAAGAGATCACATCTGACTATCCTAAGAGAGACAATTTCTGTTTGAACATACCTTGACTTCCTCATAAAGCTTCTTCTCCCAGAGATGGAGCTTGTGCAACGTCGAAGAAAGTTTCCGAGATCTTAAAGCAAGCTCTGCCTCAATGTCTGCGTAAGTGGGAGCAGCCACTGAAGAAAAGGCTTCAGCTTTAGTTTTCTTGGAGGTTGATGATTGAGCTGGCGAAGCCATAGACGGTGAAGGGGTAGCCTCGTGCAGCTTCTTCGAGGAAACTGCTCCAATACAGGCACAAAGTCCATTTTTCAGGAAGCAAAGAATGGTTCAAACACAAGAAAGCTGcaaatgtaacttttttttcacCATAAATATTCGCTTGATCTCTACAAATAAGCAAACTTTGCACAACAGAATCATTGAAAACAGACACAACATGATGTAAGAGATGTAGCAAATGATGATGTAATTTACCATGTTTGCGACCATAAGGATGCTTACCCACTTCAAGCATCACTGCAATCTCACTTCCTGACTCTGCAGCTCTCAAAAACTGAGCTTCTATCTCTTTAGCAACCTCAGGCACCCCACGCCGGACCCTACTGCCACGTGCAACAGCCGCAGCGTTACTCTTCCGCGCCACGTccttaccaccaccaccatcctcaACAACTTTCTTCTCCACGACATCATGAACCTCATGCTCCATTTGTTCTTTCTCAACTGACACACTTGGCCTAGTCTGATACAAAGAAGCCTGACCTCCTCCGCTAGTGCTGGCACCACCAGAATCACGTAACGGCTCTTCCACAGAAGCCGCAGCCACAAGTTTCTGTATCCCATGTACTTCCTTCACGACCTCATCGTCTTCCTCCAAATCCGGAATATCCAATTCCTCTCTAACCTCTCTCGAATCACGACTAGGACTGTACGGAGTGTAATAACTATCAAAAGGGTTTAAGAAATCCCAAACCTTTTCCCTCGGCGGCGACGGTGGCGGCGGAGGCAACTTCGATAAAGACTCAGGTCCGTAGTTCAGATATGGATTATAGTTAGAGGTTGATGATTCGCCGAAATAAACTC comes from Camelina sativa cultivar DH55 chromosome 19, Cs, whole genome shotgun sequence and encodes:
- the LOC104768132 gene encoding probable inactive receptor-like kinase SSP — translated: MGCCYSLPSTVDPIQDETTDASSEPRNGRREDPPLTKFSFYDLKMATRYFSPENIVTEHGFDIVFKGRLQNGSVIAVKVFNSTVWPDLNLFVEEAQRVGRLRHKRIVNLIGYCCDGDKRLLVADFMPNDTLAKRLFQRKHQTMDWPTRLRVAYGVAEALCYCNTAGFASYNNLSAYKVLFDEDGNACLSCFGLVKEINDDQRTTTGSVNPHNMTYRFGTILVNLISGKQIPPSHAPSREVIETTTQQEEASSSTRISPLGEACSRMDLASIHKIMVSTAYDDDKDFIELSFEEWIQEVKELQDVRKQGDQAFVEQDFKTAIDCYSQFIDARSMVYPSVYARRSLCYLFCNEPDKALLDGMTAQTVYPDWPTAFYLQSVALAKLNMNIDSTNTLKEAAILEAKRKHQ